In Pseudomonas fluorescens, the following are encoded in one genomic region:
- a CDS encoding AraC family transcriptional regulator: MDADQGESIHFWQTPPLAGVELLSARYIDHRFAPHVHDGYVIGMIMAGAQRYRYRGAEHLAGSGTLVLINPDELHTGHKGTEDGWLYRAFYPDSGQITSLLAELELPTHHLPAFGATLYRDQDLVNGFCQLHRLLESPATALQQQTVWRELVLSLLQRHAAVPDADKPGKEHRAVSLAKELLLAQLAAPPSLEALAAAVNLSPFHFARVFRRATGMPPHTWLMQQRIARARALLQSGCLPLEVAMQLGFADQSHLSRQFKQVYGVGPGAYRSAKRGT; encoded by the coding sequence ATGGACGCTGACCAAGGCGAGTCGATCCACTTCTGGCAAACCCCGCCGCTGGCCGGGGTCGAGTTGTTGTCCGCCCGCTACATCGATCATCGTTTCGCCCCCCACGTGCATGACGGCTATGTGATCGGCATGATCATGGCCGGCGCCCAGCGTTATCGCTATCGCGGCGCCGAACACCTGGCGGGCAGCGGCACGCTGGTGCTGATCAACCCTGATGAACTGCACACCGGCCACAAAGGCACCGAGGATGGCTGGCTTTACCGGGCGTTTTATCCGGACAGCGGGCAGATAACCTCGCTGCTGGCTGAACTCGAACTGCCGACCCACCACTTGCCAGCCTTCGGTGCCACGCTGTATCGCGATCAGGATCTGGTGAACGGCTTCTGCCAACTCCACCGCCTGCTGGAAAGCCCCGCCACCGCATTGCAGCAACAAACGGTCTGGCGCGAACTGGTGTTGTCGCTGTTGCAGCGTCATGCGGCGGTGCCCGATGCCGATAAACCTGGCAAGGAACACCGGGCCGTGAGCCTGGCCAAGGAATTGCTGCTCGCGCAATTGGCAGCACCGCCCTCATTGGAGGCGCTGGCGGCGGCGGTCAACCTCTCGCCCTTCCATTTCGCCCGAGTGTTCCGCCGCGCCACCGGCATGCCGCCGCACACCTGGCTGATGCAACAGCGCATCGCCCGGGCGCGGGCGTTGCTGCAAAGTGGTTGTCTGCCGCTGGAAGTCGCGATGCAACTGGGGTTTGCCGACCAGAGCCATCTGAGCCGGCAGTTCAAGCAGGTGTATGGGGTTGGACCGGGGGCGTATCGCAGTGCAAAGCGGGGGACTTGA
- a CDS encoding TetR/AcrR family transcriptional regulator, whose amino-acid sequence MAPRIKTSERIVQNSLELFNQQGERSISTNHIAAHMEISPGNLYYHFPNKQAIIAVLFSEYESLVDSFLRPPLGRAATVEDKRFYLKELLSAMWRYRFLHRDLEHLLDSDPDLADRYRRFSQRCLIQGSAIYEGFVAAGILKMDKVQIESLTLNAWIILTSWVRFLCTTRENSSHLSEQAIKRGVYQVLVLEAGFVTDEARDAVSALFEEFYVPLAQALEEVQ is encoded by the coding sequence ATGGCCCCACGGATCAAAACCAGCGAGCGCATCGTGCAGAACAGCCTGGAGCTGTTCAACCAGCAGGGCGAGCGCAGCATCAGCACCAACCACATTGCTGCCCACATGGAAATTTCCCCGGGTAACCTGTACTACCACTTCCCTAACAAGCAGGCGATCATCGCCGTGCTGTTCAGCGAGTACGAAAGCCTGGTGGACAGCTTCCTGCGCCCGCCTCTGGGCCGTGCCGCCACGGTGGAAGACAAACGCTTCTACCTCAAGGAACTGCTGTCGGCGATGTGGCGCTACCGGTTTCTGCATCGCGATCTCGAACATTTGCTCGACAGCGATCCGGACCTGGCCGACCGCTATCGACGCTTCTCCCAGCGCTGCCTGATCCAGGGTTCGGCGATCTACGAAGGTTTCGTCGCCGCCGGCATCCTGAAGATGGACAAGGTGCAGATCGAGTCCCTGACGCTCAATGCCTGGATCATCCTCACGTCTTGGGTGCGCTTCCTGTGCACCACGCGAGAGAACTCCAGCCACCTGAGTGAGCAGGCCATTAAACGCGGTGTGTATCAGGTGCTGGTGCTGGAAGCCGGGTTTGTCACGGATGAGGCCCGCGATGCGGTCAGCGCCTTGTTCGAAGAGTTTTACGTGCCCCTGGCCCAGGCACTGGAAGAAGTACAGTAG
- a CDS encoding twin-arginine translocation pathway signal protein, with protein sequence MNPSLSDSPALSRRGLLKFSLGATAFLATAGLGASLSGCSSSVPANGFVTLRSGDLLFLRALLPVMLEGAVTVERMPEAVDGTLKSLDYNLAHLSPEMLKLTQQLFDVLGMAVTRGPLTGVWGSWENASANDIRAFLDRWENSSLSLLRMGHSSLLQLVMMAWYGRKESWAHCGYPGPPTV encoded by the coding sequence ATGAACCCCAGCCTGTCCGATTCACCCGCGCTGTCACGGCGCGGGCTGCTTAAATTCAGCCTCGGCGCCACAGCTTTCCTCGCCACCGCCGGGCTCGGAGCCAGCCTCAGCGGTTGTTCGTCGAGCGTGCCGGCCAATGGTTTCGTCACGTTACGCAGCGGCGACCTGCTGTTTTTGCGGGCGTTGCTCCCGGTCATGCTCGAAGGTGCCGTGACCGTCGAACGGATGCCCGAGGCTGTCGATGGCACACTGAAAAGCCTGGACTACAACCTCGCTCACCTGTCGCCGGAAATGCTCAAGTTGACCCAACAATTGTTCGATGTGCTGGGCATGGCCGTGACCCGCGGACCGTTGACCGGGGTCTGGGGCAGCTGGGAGAACGCCAGTGCCAACGACATCCGAGCCTTTCTCGATCGCTGGGAAAACAGCTCGTTGAGCCTATTGCGCATGGGTCACAGTTCCTTGCTGCAACTGGTGATGATGGCCTGGTACGGCCGCAAGGAATCGTGGGCGCATTGCGGGTATCCCGGGCCGCCTACGGTCTGA
- a CDS encoding sulfurtransferase: MPIAQLISPQALDLKKDQPGLVILDCRFALEDPDYGQRSYAEGHIAGSSYADLERDLSGAVVKGVTGRHPLPEPAQLIERLQAWGINADSEVVLYDDGPGAYAARAWWLLAWLGKRDGVFILDGGLKAWHAAGLPLSLDAPAITRGSFTGSPDTALLISAEHLQKRLAQPELTLLDARALPRFKGEVEPIDPIAGHIPGAQCAAFTENLGSDGRFLPADQLRQRFAAKLGDRSPNDLVAYCGSGVTACHNLFALCLAGYPLGSLYAGSWSEWINEPARGIATDE, translated from the coding sequence ATGCCCATTGCGCAACTGATCAGCCCGCAAGCACTGGACCTGAAAAAGGACCAGCCGGGGCTGGTGATTCTGGATTGTCGTTTTGCCCTCGAAGACCCGGATTACGGTCAGCGCAGCTATGCCGAAGGGCACATCGCCGGTTCGAGCTATGCCGACCTTGAGCGTGACCTGAGTGGCGCGGTGGTCAAGGGCGTGACCGGGCGTCATCCGTTACCCGAGCCGGCGCAACTGATCGAGCGCCTGCAAGCCTGGGGAATCAACGCCGATAGCGAAGTGGTTCTGTATGACGACGGCCCGGGTGCCTATGCGGCGCGGGCCTGGTGGTTACTGGCGTGGTTGGGCAAACGCGATGGTGTATTCATTCTCGATGGCGGTCTCAAGGCCTGGCACGCGGCCGGTTTGCCGCTGAGCCTGGATGCGCCGGCGATTACTCGTGGCTCCTTCACCGGCAGTCCTGACACGGCGTTGCTGATCAGTGCCGAGCATTTGCAAAAGCGCCTCGCGCAGCCGGAGCTGACCCTGCTCGATGCCCGCGCACTACCGCGTTTCAAGGGTGAAGTAGAACCAATCGATCCGATTGCCGGGCACATTCCTGGCGCCCAGTGTGCGGCGTTTACCGAGAACCTGGGCAGTGACGGGCGCTTCCTGCCGGCCGATCAGCTCAGGCAGCGTTTTGCCGCAAAACTGGGTGATCGTTCACCGAATGATCTGGTGGCGTACTGCGGTTCCGGCGTGACGGCGTGCCACAACCTGTTTGCGTTGTGCCTGGCCGGTTATCCGTTGGGTTCGTTGTATGCCGGGTCGTGGAGCGAATGGATCAACGAGCCTGCGCGGGGCATTGCCACGGACGAATAA
- a CDS encoding pitrilysin family protein has protein sequence MNISRSTFMLPFIACLPLMASAAPPPATQDFVLDNGLKVVVREDHRSPIVTAQLWIKAGSSYEPPGQSGLSHALEHMVYKGSSKACAGEFAAILEKLGANQNAFTGTDYTVFYQTLPSGRTGVAFEILADLMSTAKLDAQDFTPELKVIQEERRMRVDDEITASAHERLNSIAYPASGYRTPTIGWMHDLQRMNAVQLRQWYQAWYSPSNATLVVVGDVAPERIKALAQQHFGHLERRATPVTPAPVELASAGERSLTLHAPIASPRLIMSFNAPSLATAPDRRTAHALRLLDMLLAGSSSARIKQQLQLSEAIFTEADSEYDAFNRGDSLLTISTQLNPDKLSDADEALARLWQVIESLKSKAPEPAELERAKNRLIANTVYAQDDLEGQAYNLGLLETIGLDWRLADQDTDALNKVTPLDIQQVAKTYLTRERLSTAKILPEKNNG, from the coding sequence ATGAACATCTCCCGCAGCACATTTATGCTGCCCTTTATCGCCTGTCTGCCGCTCATGGCCAGCGCGGCGCCCCCCCCTGCGACACAAGACTTCGTACTGGATAACGGCCTCAAGGTTGTCGTGCGCGAGGACCACCGCTCCCCCATCGTCACCGCCCAACTCTGGATCAAGGCCGGTTCAAGCTACGAACCACCCGGCCAGTCGGGCCTGTCCCACGCCCTCGAACATATGGTCTACAAAGGCAGCAGCAAGGCCTGCGCCGGAGAGTTCGCAGCAATACTGGAAAAACTTGGCGCCAATCAAAACGCATTTACCGGCACCGATTACACGGTTTTTTACCAGACACTGCCTTCCGGCCGCACTGGCGTCGCTTTCGAAATACTGGCCGACCTGATGAGTACGGCAAAGCTGGATGCACAGGACTTCACACCCGAGCTCAAGGTCATTCAGGAGGAGCGTCGGATGCGCGTTGATGATGAAATCACCGCGTCGGCTCACGAACGACTGAACAGCATTGCCTACCCGGCCAGCGGCTACCGCACCCCGACGATTGGCTGGATGCACGACCTGCAACGAATGAACGCCGTGCAATTGCGGCAGTGGTATCAGGCTTGGTATTCGCCAAGCAATGCGACGCTGGTGGTCGTTGGCGATGTTGCGCCTGAGCGGATCAAGGCCCTGGCACAGCAGCATTTCGGCCATCTGGAACGACGTGCGACACCTGTGACGCCCGCCCCCGTCGAGCTGGCGTCTGCCGGTGAACGGTCACTGACCCTGCATGCACCGATAGCATCCCCACGCCTGATCATGAGCTTCAACGCGCCCAGCCTGGCCACGGCACCGGATCGTCGGACCGCCCATGCCCTGCGCTTGCTCGACATGTTACTGGCCGGATCCAGTAGCGCGCGGATCAAACAGCAACTGCAACTGAGCGAGGCGATATTCACCGAGGCCGACTCAGAGTACGACGCCTTCAATCGCGGCGATTCGTTACTGACCATCAGCACCCAGCTCAACCCGGACAAGCTCAGTGACGCTGACGAAGCCCTCGCCCGTCTGTGGCAAGTGATCGAATCACTGAAGAGCAAGGCACCGGAACCGGCAGAACTGGAGCGCGCGAAAAACCGCCTGATCGCTAACACGGTTTATGCACAGGATGATCTGGAAGGGCAGGCCTACAACTTGGGCCTGCTGGAAACCATTGGCCTCGACTGGCGGCTGGCCGATCAGGATACGGATGCGCTGAACAAGGTCACGCCCCTGGATATTCAACAGGTCGCAAAGACTTACCTGACGCGCGAGCGCCTGAGTACCGCGAAAATCCTGCCGGAGAAAAACAATGGATAA
- a CDS encoding coniferyl aldehyde dehydrogenase, which translates to MTAEISYLQNLQQPLEELQALFDSQRAAYAANPMPPAAQRQQWLKALKDLLNNERQALIDAISQDFSHRSADETLLAELMPSLHGIHYASKHLKGWMRASRRKVGAAFQPASAKVVYQPLGVVGVIVPWNYPLYLAIGPLVGALSAGNRVMLKLSESTPATGLLMKQLLARIFPEDLVCVVLGEADMGVAFSRLPFDHLLFTGATSIGKHVMRAAAENLTPVTLELGGKSPAIVSHDVPLKDAAERIAFGKTLNAGQTCVAPDYVLVPEDRVGGFVEAYRAAVRGFYPTLADNPDYTAIINERQLARLNGYVSDATSKGALLMPLFDQGQGRRMSHSLLLNVTDEMTVMQDEIFGPLLPIVPYKDLDQAFAYINQRPRPLALYYFGYDKREQQRVLHETHSGGVCLNDTLLHVAQDDMPFGGIGASGMGHYHGHEGFLTFSKAKGVLIKQRFNAAKLIYPPYGKSIQKLIQKLFIR; encoded by the coding sequence ATGACTGCTGAAATTTCCTACCTGCAGAACCTACAGCAGCCGCTGGAAGAGCTTCAGGCCCTGTTCGACTCCCAGCGTGCCGCCTACGCCGCCAACCCGATGCCACCGGCCGCGCAGCGCCAGCAATGGCTCAAGGCACTAAAGGATTTGTTGAACAATGAACGCCAGGCCCTGATCGATGCGATCAGCCAGGACTTCAGCCATCGCAGCGCCGATGAAACCCTGCTCGCCGAACTGATGCCCAGCCTGCACGGCATCCATTACGCCAGCAAACACCTCAAGGGCTGGATGCGAGCCTCGCGACGCAAGGTAGGCGCAGCCTTCCAGCCGGCTTCGGCCAAAGTGGTTTACCAACCGCTGGGCGTGGTCGGGGTCATCGTGCCGTGGAACTACCCGCTGTACCTGGCCATCGGCCCGTTGGTCGGCGCGCTGTCGGCGGGCAATCGGGTCATGCTCAAGCTCAGTGAGTCGACCCCCGCGACCGGCCTGCTGATGAAGCAACTGCTGGCGCGAATCTTCCCCGAAGACCTGGTTTGCGTGGTCCTGGGCGAGGCGGATATGGGCGTGGCGTTTTCACGCCTGCCGTTCGATCACCTGCTGTTCACCGGCGCCACCAGCATCGGCAAACACGTGATGCGCGCCGCTGCGGAAAACCTGACCCCGGTGACCCTGGAACTGGGCGGCAAGTCCCCAGCCATTGTTTCTCACGACGTGCCGCTCAAGGATGCCGCCGAGCGCATCGCCTTCGGCAAGACCCTGAATGCCGGCCAGACCTGCGTGGCCCCGGACTACGTGCTGGTGCCGGAGGATCGCGTCGGAGGTTTCGTCGAAGCCTATCGCGCAGCCGTCCGCGGGTTTTATCCGACGCTGGCCGACAACCCGGACTACACCGCGATCATCAATGAGCGACAACTGGCGCGTCTCAACGGCTACGTCAGCGACGCCACCAGCAAGGGTGCGCTGCTGATGCCGCTGTTCGACCAGGGCCAGGGCCGCCGCATGAGCCATAGCCTGCTGCTCAACGTCACGGACGAGATGACGGTGATGCAGGACGAAATCTTCGGGCCGCTGCTGCCGATCGTGCCGTACAAGGATCTGGACCAGGCATTTGCCTACATCAACCAGCGCCCTCGCCCACTGGCGCTGTATTACTTCGGCTACGACAAACGCGAACAACAGCGCGTGCTGCACGAAACCCATTCCGGCGGCGTGTGCCTGAACGACACCCTGCTGCACGTCGCCCAGGACGACATGCCGTTTGGCGGTATCGGCGCCTCGGGCATGGGCCACTACCACGGCCATGAAGGGTTCCTGACCTTCAGCAAGGCCAAGGGCGTGTTGATCAAACAGCGGTTCAACGCCGCGAAGTTGATCTATCCGCCGTACGGCAAGTCGATTCAGAAGCTGATCCAGAAGCTGTTCATACGCTAA
- a CDS encoding hydrolase: MAQPPPFTPAFGIGNPHLQTLWGPLWRKTVHIGRERERLWLEDGDFLDLDWHGPHIADAPLVLVLHGLTGSSNSPYVAGMQKALGDRGWASVALNWRGCSGEPNLLPRSYHSGASEDLAETIRHLRAKRPLAPLYAVGYSLGGNILLKHLGETGSDSGVMGAVAVSVPFRLDQCADRIDQGFSKVYQAHFMREMLAYIKNKQRQFQHDGREEGLAALAALGSLENMRTFWDFDGRVTAPLNGFVDAEDYYRRASSRYFLGEIRTPTLMIQAADDPFVFPHSLPHVDELSACTQFELQAKGGHVGFVDGTLRQPGYYLERRIPEWLAAIGRT, translated from the coding sequence ATGGCCCAACCACCACCGTTCACCCCCGCCTTCGGCATCGGCAATCCGCACTTGCAAACCTTGTGGGGGCCGCTGTGGCGTAAAACCGTGCACATCGGCCGCGAACGCGAACGTCTTTGGCTTGAAGACGGCGACTTCCTCGACCTCGACTGGCACGGCCCGCACATTGCCGATGCGCCGTTGGTGCTGGTGCTGCACGGGCTCACCGGTTCGTCGAATTCTCCTTACGTGGCCGGTATGCAAAAAGCCCTGGGCGACCGAGGCTGGGCTAGCGTCGCGCTGAACTGGCGTGGCTGTTCGGGCGAACCCAATCTGTTGCCGCGCAGCTACCATTCCGGCGCCAGCGAAGACCTGGCCGAAACCATCAGGCACTTGCGGGCCAAACGGCCTCTCGCTCCGCTGTATGCTGTCGGCTACTCATTGGGCGGCAATATCCTGCTCAAGCATTTGGGCGAGACCGGCAGCGACAGCGGCGTGATGGGTGCCGTGGCGGTGTCGGTGCCATTCCGCCTGGACCAGTGCGCCGACCGCATCGACCAAGGCTTCTCAAAAGTCTATCAGGCACATTTCATGCGCGAGATGCTCGCCTACATCAAGAACAAGCAGCGACAGTTCCAGCACGACGGACGCGAGGAGGGCCTGGCAGCCCTGGCGGCGCTTGGCTCGCTGGAAAACATGCGCACGTTCTGGGACTTCGATGGCCGGGTTACCGCACCGCTGAACGGTTTTGTCGATGCCGAGGATTACTATCGTCGCGCTTCAAGCCGCTATTTCCTTGGCGAAATTCGCACGCCGACCTTGATGATTCAGGCCGCCGACGACCCCTTCGTGTTTCCCCACAGCCTGCCGCACGTCGATGAATTGTCCGCTTGCACGCAATTCGAACTGCAAGCCAAGGGCGGGCATGTCGGCTTCGTCGACGGTACGCTCAGGCAACCGGGTTACTACCTGGAGCGGCGCATCCCCGAGTGGCTAGCCGCCATAGGGCGCACTTGA
- a CDS encoding pitrilysin family protein, with the protein MDKLKGLINGLILVGMLSSAQSPATATTAPQKPALQSLNEPQTPATHRTLPIKGYKTLSGTKILFIRTPGLPMFDALVSFAAGSAHTSHQPGLAAVTVSLLNEGVDGKDINAIQATFDNLGARMNMGTSHDRTWFSLRSLSDESQRTPALELFAQVLGKPLLPQESLPTVKSQLQYFLDLEDQSHAAQVRQANLGQLFPDHGYAQSLYGTRAGLTAITRTQVQDFHREAYAAGNAQITLVGDLTEEEAQRIGAQISAALPPGPATAAIQPVASPAAPGLLRIERPSTQAYLRLAQPSVLRSSPDYDALQMSMRIFTNRLTNELRERRGLTYHVEADLSALQAQGWLTIELQTRPEQADAVLAHIKTMFSDFLTQGPTQQELNDIQQHLASSAPLGRATNAQILSRLHNISIHNLPLDLDFSTQAALELNLASITSALNRHHHADQWRVVILGPKTDQQPLPAPIESTTNAMCRAPEEIVAS; encoded by the coding sequence ATGGATAAGCTCAAAGGCCTCATCAACGGATTGATCCTGGTCGGCATGCTGTCGAGTGCACAGTCCCCTGCCACTGCAACCACGGCGCCCCAGAAGCCAGCGCTGCAATCGCTCAATGAACCACAGACTCCGGCGACCCACCGCACACTGCCGATCAAGGGTTACAAAACCCTCAGTGGAACGAAGATCCTGTTCATCCGCACCCCTGGCCTGCCGATGTTCGATGCCCTTGTGAGCTTTGCCGCCGGCAGCGCCCACACATCACATCAACCCGGCCTGGCCGCGGTCACCGTTAGCCTTTTGAATGAGGGCGTAGATGGCAAGGACATCAATGCCATACAGGCGACGTTCGATAATCTGGGAGCAAGGATGAATATGGGTACCAGCCACGACCGAACCTGGTTTTCCCTGCGTAGCCTGAGTGACGAATCACAGCGCACTCCAGCGCTTGAATTGTTTGCCCAGGTACTCGGCAAGCCGCTGTTACCGCAAGAGTCTCTGCCTACGGTGAAATCCCAACTGCAGTACTTTCTGGACCTTGAAGATCAGTCCCATGCCGCTCAAGTCCGACAAGCGAACCTCGGCCAGCTGTTTCCCGACCACGGTTATGCCCAGTCCCTCTACGGAACCAGGGCCGGACTGACCGCCATTACCCGCACCCAAGTGCAAGACTTTCATCGCGAGGCTTATGCCGCGGGCAATGCCCAGATCACACTGGTCGGCGATCTCACGGAGGAAGAAGCCCAACGCATCGGTGCGCAGATATCCGCGGCCCTGCCCCCGGGACCGGCCACTGCGGCGATCCAGCCAGTGGCAAGTCCAGCTGCTCCAGGTCTGCTGCGCATTGAACGACCATCGACCCAGGCCTACCTGCGCCTTGCCCAGCCAAGTGTCCTGCGAAGCAGTCCTGACTATGACGCACTGCAGATGTCCATGCGGATTTTCACCAACCGACTGACCAATGAACTGCGTGAACGCCGAGGCCTGACCTACCACGTTGAAGCCGACCTCTCGGCCCTTCAGGCGCAAGGATGGCTGACCATTGAATTGCAGACCCGACCTGAGCAGGCCGATGCCGTGCTGGCCCATATCAAGACGATGTTCAGCGACTTCCTCACCCAGGGGCCGACCCAACAGGAACTCAACGACATCCAACAGCATCTGGCCAGTAGCGCGCCATTGGGCCGCGCCACCAATGCACAGATTTTGAGCCGACTGCACAACATCAGCATCCACAATCTGCCGCTGGATCTCGACTTTTCCACGCAAGCGGCCTTGGAGCTGAACCTCGCATCAATCACGAGCGCCCTCAACCGGCATCACCACGCCGACCAATGGCGCGTTGTCATCCTGGGGCCGAAGACAGATCAACAACCGTTGCCAGCTCCAATCGAAAGCACAACCAACGCCATGTGTCGCGCACCTGAAGAGATTGTGGCAAGTTAG